A DNA window from Gemella massiliensis contains the following coding sequences:
- a CDS encoding MBL fold metallo-hydrolase — protein MLIKFSDRIYYSKQRYMYLEPALGYIRGDNFSVMIDAGNGPKQVKEFLNDLKKENLPMPSYVILTHHHWDHSFGASYLDMPVIATTKAKEALIELSKLSWDIASIEKRVKNGAEIRYSADVFEKVYENCQVKIRIPDIPKSGDIIINIGNDKITCLYSDNSHSNDAFIVYVPGEKVLFLGDSHAKNYYTKPISYNKEKLRNYIDKIQGLDFEFAIPGHGNIFSRKALLDYLEKEYDKLR, from the coding sequence ATGTTAATAAAATTTTCAGATAGAATATATTACTCGAAACAAAGGTATATGTATTTAGAACCTGCACTTGGCTATATAAGAGGAGATAACTTTTCCGTGATGATAGATGCAGGAAACGGTCCAAAGCAGGTGAAAGAATTTTTAAATGATTTAAAAAAAGAAAATTTACCAATGCCAAGTTACGTAATATTAACTCATCATCATTGGGATCATAGTTTCGGTGCAAGTTATTTGGATATGCCGGTTATTGCAACAACTAAGGCTAAAGAAGCTCTTATAGAGCTATCAAAACTTAGTTGGGATATTGCCAGCATTGAAAAAAGGGTGAAAAACGGAGCGGAAATAAGATATAGTGCAGATGTTTTTGAAAAAGTATATGAAAATTGTCAAGTAAAAATAAGGATACCTGATATTCCAAAATCCGGTGATATTATTATTAATATCGGAAATGATAAAATCACTTGTTTATATAGTGATAATTCTCATTCTAATGATGCTTTTATTGTTTATGTTCCTGGTGAAAAAGTTTTATTTTTAGGTGATAGTCATGCCAAAAATTATTACACAAAACCTATAAGTTATAATAAAGAAAAATTAAGAAATTACATTGACAAAATTCAAGGCTTAGATTTTGAGTTTGCTATACCGGGGCATGGAAATATTTTTTCAAGAAAAGCACTGTTGGATTATTTAGAAA
- the mfd gene encoding transcription-repair coupling factor yields the protein MLLKNLFEIVDLNFDKRYKNIGIYGHNITTKALQIFNEFEKNKKMTIVFTQGKAEAEEIFSLISEFEEETYLYPEIDVLKRFVTKSNDLIQNSIQVLENLVNNIPSIIIIPIEAIYRTIKKPEDFKNNSFEITLNTVISFEDLQKRLVNMGYNRVNSVDVVGEFSKRGSIVDVFSPLSNNPIRLDFFDDELDSIREFDIVTQKSLKKQEKTYIYPTSDFFLTNREKNMVINNIVKKLDDKVLHKKENYKEISEYLNQKIELYQATNDFSELENFSNLIYDKTYSVIDYLPEDSIIFFDNYNKIVEKQENLKEYFLVNLSEMNRNYIFQDIIDNIAFEKLLNINTTKYYLSNLKLSDKIIEKNYNLDVIDLTYYANEEFLVKEIREKLNNKYKVIISLNNQKQKNYIEKILFDNHFYDDIYYGIKEGKIFVDINKFNLKGFEDSKDKILLLTPYELFVKEGKKKRRINFKYKNSEKIRNYQELNIGDYIVHVSHGIGLYKGIENVEVGGVYKDFLKIIYDGGDIIYVDIHNMNYIQKYTASTDNRKPALNKLGTKKWQQVKSKVKKEIEDISEDLIKLYIKRELNKGYAFSLDSIEQGEFEADFNFIPTDDQIKATEEIKRDMEKERPMDRLLCGDVGFGKTEVAMRTAFKAVMDNKQVAILVPTTLLAEQHYENFVTRFENFPINIEVVSRFNTIKDITRIVKRLEEGQIDIIIGTHKLLNDKFKYRDLGLLIIDEEQRFGVKHKEKIKYLKNTVDVLTLSATPIPRTLHTSLIGIRDLSVIETPPRERQPIQTFVAAENKMIIKEAILNEVARGGQIFYVYNRVETIDEKYLELKEMLPDVNIAFAHGRMSQKELENIMADVIDKKYDVLITTTIIETGIDIPNVNTLIVEDADKFGLSQLYQLRGRVGRSTREAYAYLMYKPFKSLTESSEKRLSAIKNFTTLGSGFKIAMQDLSIRGAGDVLGGRQHGFIDSVGYTLYSQMLEQELMLKKEILEPILSRDKNQDIAYYKNIIKETAPKIKTDIFEVEKDNVEIKLNVDAFIPKEYINSDGDKIDFYKRLNNAKTFEEIEVVVEDLIDRFSDFGSEVENLIDICYLRIIAKDTYVESIKELANKVVITFNKDIFNSLNGKELFTALNVYRDVKIVAKDGFYLEVDKKDNYNIRRLTKLLRIVNDNLIKEKEDEK from the coding sequence ATGTTACTTAAAAATTTATTTGAAATTGTAGATTTAAATTTTGATAAACGTTATAAAAATATAGGAATTTATGGTCATAATATTACTACAAAAGCATTACAAATTTTTAATGAATTTGAAAAAAACAAAAAGATGACCATAGTATTCACTCAAGGGAAAGCGGAAGCAGAAGAAATTTTTTCATTAATAAGTGAGTTCGAAGAAGAAACTTATTTATATCCGGAAATTGATGTGCTAAAACGTTTTGTAACTAAAAGTAATGATTTGATTCAAAATTCAATACAAGTGTTGGAAAATCTTGTAAATAATATTCCCAGCATTATTATTATTCCGATAGAAGCAATATATAGAACTATAAAAAAACCGGAGGATTTTAAAAATAATAGTTTTGAAATTACACTTAATACCGTTATTTCTTTTGAAGATCTTCAAAAAAGATTAGTTAATATGGGATATAATCGAGTTAATAGCGTTGATGTAGTCGGAGAATTTTCTAAACGTGGGAGTATTGTTGATGTATTTAGTCCGTTAAGTAATAATCCAATCAGGTTAGATTTTTTTGATGATGAATTAGACAGTATAAGAGAGTTTGATATTGTTACGCAAAAATCATTAAAAAAGCAGGAAAAAACCTATATTTATCCAACTAGCGATTTCTTTTTAACCAACAGAGAAAAAAATATGGTTATTAATAATATAGTGAAAAAATTGGACGACAAAGTTTTACATAAAAAAGAAAATTATAAAGAAATTAGTGAGTACCTTAATCAAAAGATAGAGCTATATCAGGCAACAAATGATTTTAGTGAATTAGAAAATTTTTCAAATTTAATTTATGATAAAACATACAGTGTAATAGATTACCTACCCGAGGATAGTATAATTTTCTTTGATAATTATAATAAAATAGTAGAAAAACAAGAAAATCTTAAAGAATATTTTTTGGTAAATTTATCGGAGATGAATAGAAATTATATTTTTCAAGATATTATTGATAATATTGCTTTCGAAAAATTATTAAATATTAATACAACGAAGTATTATCTGTCAAATTTAAAGTTAAGTGATAAAATAATTGAAAAAAATTATAATTTAGATGTTATAGATTTGACTTATTACGCAAATGAAGAGTTTTTAGTTAAAGAAATTAGAGAAAAATTAAATAATAAATATAAGGTTATTATTTCTTTGAATAATCAAAAACAAAAAAATTATATAGAAAAAATACTTTTTGATAATCACTTTTATGATGATATTTACTATGGAATAAAAGAAGGTAAGATATTTGTAGATATAAATAAATTTAATCTGAAAGGTTTTGAAGATAGTAAAGATAAAATATTATTACTTACACCTTATGAACTTTTTGTAAAAGAAGGTAAGAAAAAACGTAGAATCAATTTCAAATATAAAAATTCTGAAAAAATAAGAAATTACCAAGAATTAAATATTGGGGATTATATTGTTCATGTAAGTCATGGGATAGGATTATATAAAGGTATAGAAAATGTTGAAGTCGGTGGCGTGTACAAAGATTTTTTAAAAATAATTTATGATGGTGGAGATATAATTTATGTTGATATTCATAATATGAATTATATCCAGAAATATACAGCCTCTACTGATAATAGAAAGCCGGCATTAAATAAACTTGGTACTAAAAAATGGCAACAAGTTAAGTCAAAAGTTAAAAAAGAAATTGAAGATATTTCAGAAGATTTAATAAAATTATATATTAAACGAGAATTAAATAAAGGTTATGCTTTTAGTTTAGATAGCATTGAACAAGGTGAGTTTGAGGCTGATTTTAATTTTATTCCGACTGACGATCAAATAAAAGCAACGGAAGAAATAAAACGGGATATGGAAAAAGAGCGTCCTATGGATAGACTTTTGTGTGGTGATGTTGGATTTGGGAAGACGGAAGTTGCTATGCGGACAGCGTTTAAAGCGGTTATGGACAATAAGCAAGTTGCTATTTTAGTTCCGACAACTTTGTTGGCTGAGCAACATTATGAAAATTTTGTTACAAGATTTGAAAACTTTCCAATTAATATTGAAGTTGTAAGTAGGTTTAATACAATCAAAGATATAACCCGAATTGTTAAAAGACTTGAAGAGGGGCAGATTGATATTATAATAGGCACGCATAAACTTCTTAACGATAAATTTAAGTATCGTGATTTAGGGTTATTAATAATAGACGAAGAACAACGTTTTGGCGTAAAACATAAGGAAAAAATAAAATATTTGAAAAATACGGTTGATGTACTAACTCTAAGTGCAACCCCTATACCAAGGACATTACATACGAGCTTAATAGGAATAAGGGATTTGTCGGTAATAGAAACACCTCCGAGAGAACGTCAGCCCATTCAAACTTTTGTTGCAGCTGAAAATAAAATGATAATAAAAGAGGCGATTTTGAATGAAGTGGCACGAGGAGGTCAAATTTTTTACGTTTATAATAGGGTAGAAACTATTGATGAAAAATATCTTGAACTAAAAGAAATGCTTCCGGATGTAAATATCGCTTTTGCACATGGAAGAATGAGTCAAAAAGAATTGGAAAATATAATGGCAGATGTTATCGATAAAAAATACGATGTTTTAATAACAACTACTATAATAGAAACAGGTATTGATATTCCGAATGTTAATACTTTAATAGTAGAAGATGCGGACAAATTTGGGTTAAGTCAACTATATCAATTGCGTGGACGAGTAGGAAGAAGTACACGAGAAGCATATGCTTATTTAATGTACAAACCTTTTAAATCCTTAACAGAATCTTCAGAAAAACGGTTATCAGCGATAAAAAACTTTACAACATTAGGTAGCGGTTTTAAAATAGCTATGCAAGACTTATCGATCAGAGGTGCCGGAGATGTACTGGGGGGACGGCAACACGGCTTTATTGATTCGGTAGGTTATACACTATACTCGCAAATGCTGGAGCAGGAACTTATGTTGAAAAAAGAAATATTAGAACCGATTTTATCCCGAGATAAAAATCAAGATATTGCATACTATAAAAATATTATAAAAGAAACAGCTCCAAAAATTAAAACAGATATATTTGAAGTAGAAAAGGATAATGTAGAAATAAAATTAAACGTTGATGCTTTTATTCCTAAAGAATATATTAATAGTGACGGAGATAAAATTGATTTTTATAAACGATTAAACAATGCAAAAACATTTGAAGAAATAGAAGTAGTGGTAGAAGATTTAATTGATAGATTTTCAGATTTCGGAAGTGAAGTGGAAAATCTTATTGATATATGTTATCTTCGTATAATAGCTAAAGATACTTATGTAGAAAGTATAAAAGAGCTCGCTAATAAGGTAGTGATTACCTTTAATAAAGATATTTTTAATAGTTTGAACGGTAAGGAGTTATTTACGGCATTAAACGTATATAGAGATGTTAAAATTGTTGCAAAAGATGGTTTCTATTTAGAAGTTGATAAAAAAGATAATTATAATATTAGACGTCTTACAAAGCTGCTAAGAATAGTAAATGATAATTTAATAAAGGAAAAAGAAGATGAAAAATAG
- a CDS encoding DNA-3-methyladenine glycosylase I: MKNRCLWAKNELDILYHDNEWCRPTHNEREFFEYLVLEGMQAGLSWSLILKKRENFKRAFNNFDYKICANYSDEYLENLRQDESIIRNKLKIYSVRKNARAFLEIQKEFGTFDNYIWKFSDYKTIQNNFNNSSEVPSTSDLSDKISRDMKKRGFTFVGSTIIYSFMQAIGMLNDHTGECFCYKECSKN, from the coding sequence ATGAAAAATAGATGTTTATGGGCGAAGAATGAATTAGATATTTTATATCATGATAATGAATGGTGTAGACCTACACATAATGAAAGAGAATTTTTTGAATATTTGGTGTTAGAAGGAATGCAAGCAGGCCTTAGCTGGTCATTAATTTTAAAAAAACGAGAAAATTTTAAACGTGCTTTTAATAACTTTGATTATAAGATTTGTGCAAATTACTCAGATGAATATTTAGAAAATTTACGTCAGGATGAAAGTATAATTAGAAATAAATTAAAAATTTACAGTGTTAGAAAAAATGCTAGAGCATTTTTAGAAATACAAAAAGAATTTGGAACTTTTGATAATTATATTTGGAAATTTTCAGATTATAAAACAATACAAAATAATTTTAACAATAGTAGTGAAGTGCCGAGCACCAGTGATTTATCGGATAAGATTAGTAGAGATATGAAAAAACGTGGTTTTACTTTTGTCGGAAGTACGATTATTTACAGTTTTATGCAGGCTATAGGAATGTTAAATGATCATACTGGAGAGTGTTTTTGTTATAAAGAATGCAGTAAAAATTAG
- a CDS encoding replication-associated recombination protein A, which yields MQTLINKLRPQKINDIIGQSHLIGENKVLTKIVDSKKMFSFILYGPPGTGKTSIASALANELDYKFKILNAVNCTKKDLTTVIEESKRFKKVILLLDEFHRLTKPMQDILLPEIEYDNIYVIGCTTNNPYHTVNPAIRSRLIIFELNPISEENIYNHLKKISADRELFSKNLNIDDNVFRTISLNSAGDLRFSLNVLEILYNLSDENSHITKEDLLNLSLGHNTHYDADGDSFYDIISAFQKSIRGSDVQASLYYLALLIDSGDLDTIYRRMTVIAYEDVGLANPNIGAFVHSAIESAKMLGLPEARIPLANAVIQLALSIKSNSAITAIDNALTEIKNNPKFVIPTHLKDNHYSGAEKLGHGVGYKYPHNSPNGYIKQQYLPDNLVGAEFYSPKLNNKNEQNLAQYKKFVDNSK from the coding sequence ATGCAAACATTAATAAATAAACTACGCCCCCAAAAAATTAATGACATAATAGGTCAGAGTCATCTTATTGGGGAAAATAAAGTTCTCACTAAAATAGTTGACAGCAAAAAGATGTTCTCTTTTATCTTATACGGCCCACCCGGAACCGGGAAGACATCTATCGCTTCTGCTCTAGCAAACGAACTTGACTATAAATTCAAAATACTTAATGCTGTGAATTGCACAAAAAAAGATTTGACAACCGTTATTGAAGAATCAAAACGTTTTAAAAAAGTTATTTTGCTATTAGATGAATTTCATAGACTTACCAAACCGATGCAAGATATACTCTTACCGGAAATTGAGTATGACAATATTTATGTTATTGGTTGTACCACCAATAACCCTTATCATACTGTTAATCCTGCAATTCGCTCCCGTCTAATTATTTTTGAATTAAATCCGATTTCTGAAGAAAATATTTATAATCATTTAAAAAAAATATCAGCAGATAGAGAATTATTTTCTAAAAATCTTAATATAGATGATAATGTTTTTAGAACTATCTCACTTAATTCCGCCGGAGATTTACGATTTTCTTTAAATGTATTAGAAATACTATATAATCTGTCTGATGAAAACTCTCATATAACTAAAGAAGATCTTTTAAATCTTTCTTTGGGACATAATACCCATTATGACGCTGACGGAGATAGTTTTTATGATATAATAAGTGCCTTTCAAAAATCAATTCGTGGTAGTGATGTTCAAGCATCTCTATATTACTTAGCCTTATTAATCGATAGCGGTGACTTAGATACTATTTATCGTAGAATGACCGTTATCGCTTATGAAGATGTTGGGCTTGCCAATCCTAATATCGGTGCATTTGTTCACTCTGCTATAGAAAGTGCAAAAATGCTTGGGCTTCCTGAAGCACGTATTCCTCTTGCCAATGCTGTTATTCAATTAGCACTGTCAATAAAATCAAATAGTGCTATCACAGCAATTGATAATGCACTAACAGAAATTAAAAATAATCCAAAATTTGTTATTCCTACACACTTAAAAGATAATCACTACAGCGGAGCTGAAAAGTTAGGTCATGGCGTAGGATACAAATATCCACACAACTCTCCTAATGGATATATTAAACAGCAATACTTACCTGATAACTTAGTAGGTGCAGAATTTTATTCTCCAAAATTAAATAATAAAAATGAACAAAATCTGGCACAATATAAAAAATTTGTAGATAATTCCAAATAA
- a CDS encoding GrpB family protein, translated as MNKRIVRIENISNGKQYKELFYAEIKKIKAIPKMPSCEFKHIGATSMTNVLGENIVDILVIVENLHEITTFDEKRLNNINYHRIAHNSIKGVIKYARLTDYFSMNYDVVLYVVQRNTNIYNDFLKSIELLSYDNIKVEYNDFKKRCLELSFKEYSNEKAKFIGEILKKVRVDDRSR; from the coding sequence ATGAACAAAAGAATTGTACGAATTGAAAATATAAGTAATGGGAAACAATACAAGGAATTGTTTTATGCTGAAATAAAAAAAATAAAAGCAATTCCCAAAATGCCTAGCTGTGAGTTTAAACATATCGGAGCAACCAGTATGACAAATGTATTAGGAGAAAATATTGTCGATATTTTGGTCATAGTAGAAAATTTACATGAAATAACAACTTTTGATGAAAAGAGATTAAATAATATAAATTATCATAGAATAGCTCACAATAGCATCAAGGGTGTTATAAAATATGCACGTCTTACTGATTATTTTAGTATGAATTACGATGTTGTTTTATATGTCGTTCAAAGAAATACGAATATTTATAACGATTTTTTGAAAAGTATAGAATTACTTTCTTATGATAATATAAAAGTAGAGTATAATGACTTTAAGAAAAGATGTTTAGAATTATCATTTAAAGAGTATTCAAATGAAAAAGCAAAATTTATTGGTGAAATTTTAAAGAAGGTTAGAGTAGATGATAGAAGTAGATAA
- the murB gene encoding UDP-N-acetylmuramate dehydrogenase, whose protein sequence is MIEVDKLRKLLSDSEVLENEPLRKYSFTKTGGNAQILVKVKSEKDFQNVIRFSNKNKVELTVLGNGSNVLISDNGIKGIVVITSEMTAIELHNDIISCYAGVTLKELTDFCIKNSLTNLEFSCGIPGSIGGAIFMNAGAYGGEMKDVVLKVEVFDRNGNKKVYSNNEMNFSYRHSTIQETKEIISKVYFKMTKGNKDDIIAKVDELNKLRGEKQPLEYPSCGSVFKRPVGYFAGKLIQDANLQGVTVGGAQVSKKHAGFMVNIGNATCEDYKNLIKKVQEEVLKNSGVKLECEVKILGE, encoded by the coding sequence ATGATAGAAGTAGATAAATTAAGAAAATTATTAAGTGATAGTGAAGTATTGGAAAATGAACCTTTAAGGAAGTATAGCTTTACAAAAACCGGAGGAAATGCTCAAATACTTGTAAAAGTAAAAAGTGAGAAAGACTTTCAAAATGTTATTCGCTTCAGTAACAAAAATAAAGTAGAGTTAACTGTTCTTGGAAACGGTTCTAATGTTCTTATTTCTGATAACGGAATAAAAGGTATAGTCGTTATAACTAGTGAAATGACTGCTATAGAGCTACATAATGATATAATATCATGTTATGCTGGTGTAACTTTAAAAGAACTTACAGATTTTTGTATAAAAAACTCATTGACAAATTTAGAATTTTCGTGTGGAATACCCGGTAGCATAGGAGGCGCAATATTTATGAATGCGGGAGCCTATGGTGGTGAAATGAAAGATGTTGTTTTAAAGGTAGAAGTTTTTGATAGAAACGGTAATAAAAAAGTTTATTCAAATAATGAAATGAATTTTAGTTATCGACATTCTACTATTCAAGAAACAAAAGAAATTATTTCAAAAGTATATTTTAAAATGACTAAAGGTAATAAAGATGATATAATCGCCAAAGTTGATGAATTGAATAAGTTAAGAGGTGAAAAACAACCGCTCGAATATCCTTCATGCGGTTCAGTATTTAAGAGACCGGTTGGTTACTTTGCAGGGAAGTTAATTCAAGATGCAAATTTACAGGGGGTAACTGTCGGCGGGGCACAAGTGTCTAAAAAACATGCAGGTTTTATGGTGAATATCGGTAATGCAACTTGTGAAGATTATAAAAATTTAATAAAAAAAGTTCAAGAAGAAGTTCTAAAAAATTCCGGTGTTAAATTGGAATGTGAAGTGAAAATTTTAGGAGAATAG